The Methanosarcina barkeri MS DNA window TTCTGGCTCAGGTTGCAACAGATTATGCAGGTAGAGCCACAGTTATGACCATAGATATAGATAAAAGTAAGAACCTTGCTAATTACTTTGGAATATATGTAATCCCTGACTCTTCTGTAATTATGGGCATTGAAAACGGGAAATATGTTTATATGCAGGAGGATGGGAACGTTACTACTGAAAGATCAACGGCCAGGATTCTAAAAATAGAGGGTAAAGAAGTATACGAAAATGTACTGGATTTAGCTCTTCAGAAAGAATAAAATTAAATCTAATTATTTTACAGCCAAAACGTATTTCTTTTTTCTTTTTAAATCCAGCGTATTCTTTTTAAATCCAGCGTATTCTTTTTAAATCCAGCGTATTCTTTTTAAATCCAGCGTATTCTTTTTAAATCCAGCGTAAAGGAAAAAAACTGATTTCAGAAAGGTTGCCTATTGGTGCACTTGTATAACTTTTTGCTCCCAAACTCATAAAGCTTTGGAGCTATCTTTTCATTATCAGAAACTCGTTCAATTACTCAGAGTCCGGTATTTAGAGAAGTAATATTGAGGCTTGGAATTTACTCAATATAACTTAATATTAATACTCTGATCCGGGTTTCTTGTGGAGTCACAGATAATATTACTTTTATAATATGTTACGTTTTGAATTCCTGCACTTACTGTGGTTTGACTCCTTTCCTATCATCCTTTGAGCTTGATATTAAGGCTGGCAGGATGTTAAAAGGTTGAATAATCTCATTGTCGAAATTTTTAGTAGAGCCCTGCTTTGGCATCTCCATTTTGAGGTCATTATACAGTGTTTGTGTGTGTGGCCAAATACCAGAAGAAGGCCTGTGAAAAGACCTGTTAGGTCTTGCTTCCTTAAACCGCATACCATAAAACTGTAGATAAAAATCATCTGCTTCCTTTTTCAGGTCAACTTCAAGTTTTCCGGGATGCAACTTGTCTGCTATATACATTAGTCCCAATATCCAGCGAGGGCTTCCAAAATCCCAGGAAGGCGGAATTTCATAGACCCTATGCTGCGTCACAGCATCGACATGTATTTCATATTTCTGGCACAGGGCATAGAACTCATCGAGAGGACGAGAAAGGAAACCGGAGACAAAAATAACCCCAGGATTGTGCTCATTGATAAAGGAAGGGGAAACACTTACACCCAGTTTACCTTCCTTTTGAAGCTGCTTATTGATACTCACACCACCGGAAAATGTCACAAGGTTATTTTCCATTCTGCCGGCATTCAGGGCAAAGAAAGGAGAGCCCATGCAATAATACACATAATAACTACTTTTTCCTGCTGAAAGATTCTGGACAATTTTCAAGCGCTTATGAATGAAAGAAACAAGTTCTTCTCCTTTTTTCGGCATATTAGCTTTTTCAGCAATAAACCTGATGAACTCCAGATAAGAGTACGGCTGACGTATCATATAATGTATTTGTGTAAGGGTTTTGGGGTTTGAGACCTTACTCCAGACATCCATTAATTTATCCTCACCCCAGATATCCATTAGTTTATAATCGTCCAGTACTCCCAGGCATGTAAGTACTGCATGAACCATACTGAAAGCCTGGCTTATACTGTAACTGTCTATTAAGCCTGCTTCACTGAAACCTTCAGTGGAAGCTTTACCCTGAACTGGAATGCTGTAACCGCAGCTACATTTGTGACTTACCCAGGGTTTTACAAGCCTGGAGCCAAAAGGCCTGTAAAATTCCCGCTCTATCAGGAGATTGCCACATTCAGGACAGTATGTGTTTAATAGTTTCGTGCCTGGCGAATTAAAGAGGTAGACAAAATCCAGATATCTGTGCAGGGCAGAACAAATTTTTTCCGCTTCTCCCACTGATGGCTCCAGTTCTATCGGGGCATAGCCGAAGGGCAGGAATCTCATGACATGCAACGGAATAGTAGAAGAGATATCAGATACTGCCTCTGCGACTTTTATAACATCATCTTCATTTCCCTTTGAATAAGCAACTGAAGTTTCAACATGCACTCCCATGTCAAAAAGTCTGGAAATGTTGCGAAAAACAGGAGTTGATGAAGTAACTCCACAATTTTTATAACCTCTGTCAGAATAACCTTTAATTCCCACGTTCACAAAATCAACAAGCTGTCCAAACTCTTCTAAAGTTTCACTTGTAAAATAGCAGTTGGTTGAACAACCTACAAGTAAATTTTTTTCCTGTGCCTGTACTGCAAGGTCCCTGAAAAGATAGTAATTGGCAACAGGATCATTTATTGCTGAAACTACGCCCAGGCACTCTTGTTGTAAGACCCTTTTCACTATTTCGGATGGACTGAGTGAGGATTGTTGGGACGGAGGTCTACTTGATGCTGGCATCCGTGCCATACAACCAGGACACTGAAAATTACATCCTGTACTGAAAATTTGCAGGAACTTGCCTGAAGGATAAAAATGATGTAAAGGGACTGCTTCTATTGAAATTGGATATGCTCCCAGATATCCCATACCGGGGTACTGGGTTATTTTATTGCCAGTGCTTACATAAGTGCCACATCTGCCCATACTATGCTTATTGATTTCGCACCTGACTTCGCATATATTGCATTGCATTTAACCTCCCTCAAATAATACCACAATAAAGCTAGAGTCATCCTGAACTAAGCTAGAGTCATCCTGAACTATATGGCAGGAAATATTTTATTAGTTTCCAGTTTCGCGTATAATTTGAAGTTTTTCTAACTGAGGCATTTTTGAATTAACATTCCGTTCCGGGAAAACTGTATCTGTTTTTTTATATATTTTTACTTTAACCTCTTTTATGCTTAAAACACCATCATCATCCATTATTCGAGTTTTAAACGTTATGTCTATTATTACATATCGATATGATATATTTTATCAAGACAGTATGCATCAGGATTTAATATTGTAGTGTTCTTCGTTTTTGTGTCAAAATACCGCATCTATATGATTTAATGGTTTGACCGTTGTGACTATTTATACATAACGGTTCGAGGTTTTTGATCATACAAAGTTCCTCCCCAAACTCAAAAGGCACAGTCATAAAACAGTATATGATATTCATAAGTATGACCCTAATTTTGTCAGTATGTTGGAACTTTTAATTTGTTCAGTGAAAACTAAAGGTCGAAAGATACCGTTTTTATATCAACACTTTTTACATAATTATCCCATGTGCGCATTTTTTGATTCATACCTTGAAAATTTAACTGATGATAATCTATATATAGTATTAAGTAGGAAATAAGAATCTGTATTCCGCTAAATAAGTTATTGTTATGTTTAGTTGAACATACCAATGACAAAAAAAATTTAAAATGTTTGGAAAGGAGTACACAATACAAGAAAACTGGCAAAAAGGAGTGTTATGTAAAAAAGACATATTTCATACAAAAATAGTATACAATGTATAAATTTGAGCAGGCAACATAAGAAATCCAGTAACTTTGCATAGAAATTCACCTAGCTGTTCAAAATATGGAATTCAAAGAAACAAATGAGTTTCTGGGCAAAGTTTGCGTAAATGCTGAAGGAGTGTAAAATGACAAGAAAAATTGCTTTCTATGGAAAAGGTGGAATCGGAAAGTCCACCACTCAACAAAATACTGCAGCTGCTATGGCATATTATCATGGTAAAAAAATTTTTATTCACGGTTGTGACCCCAAAGCTGACTGTACTCGTCTTGTGCTCGGTGGGGTAGCTCAAACTACAATAATGGATACTCTAAGGGAGCTTGGTGAGGATGCTGTGACAGCTGAAAATGTCATAAATACCGGTTTTGATGGAATAAAATGCGTTGAGTCCGGTGGTCCAGAGCCCGGTGTTGGCTGTGCAGGTAGAGGAGTTATCACTGCAATTAATCTCATGGAAGAAATGGGAGCCTATTCTGAGGACCTGGATTTTATTCACTTTGATGTATTGGGCGATGTTGTCTGCGGCGGTTTTGCAATGCCTATTCGAGAGGGAAAAGCCCAGGAAGTATACATAGTTGCTTCTGGAGAAATGATGGCGACTTATGCAGCAAATAATATTTGTAAGGGCCTGTTGAAGTATGCTGAACAAAGCGGGGTGAGATTGGGAGGAATTATTTGCAACAGTCGCAGAGTGGATAATGAACTGGAAATGATGGAAGAATTTGCTTCTGCACTGGGAACGCAGCTGTTATACTTTGTACCACGTGACAATATTGTCCAAAAAGCAGAGTTCAATAAAAAGACTGTAGTGGAGTACGACCCTACATGCAATCAAGCACTTGAATACAAAGAACTCGCCAAAAAAATCCTAGAAAATGACATGTTTGTTATCCCTAAACCATTAAGTATGGATCAGCTAGAGAAAATGGTTGAAAGATATGGTCTTATGGATTAATTTAGGAGAGATGAATAATGAAGATGGTCCGTGCCATATTACGTCCTGAATGGACTGAAGAAGTAACCGACGGACTCGCAGAAGCCGGTTATTACTCCCTTACAAAAATAAACGTTTTCGGAAGAGGGAAACAAAAAGGGATCACTGTTGGGGATGTGCACTACGATGAACTCGCAAAAACAATGATCATGATGGCTGTAGAAGACGAGGCTGTTGACAAGGTGATTAAAATAATTTCCGGAAAAGCATACACAGGCAACATGGGAGACGGAAAAATCTTTGTGAATACGATTGAAGCTGCATACACAATTAGTTCGGGTGAAAAAGGGTTATAAGGAATAATATAATAACTAAAAAATTTTGAAAACCGGGAGGTTTTCATATGAAAGAAGTTACTGCAGTCGTTAGACCTAACAAGATGTCGGTTACGAAAGACGCACTGGATAAAATTGGTTATCCGTCTATGACGGCAATTCCGGTATTAGGAAAGGGTAAACAAAGAGGGATCTCAGGAGAGCTTAACTTCTACATACAACCAAAGCTGCTCGCGAAAAGGTACAGCACAGGTATGAAGTACATACCCAAAAGACTTCTGAGCATAGTTGTAAATGACGAAGATGTGGATCAGGTGATTAAAACCATTATTGGAGTCAATCAAACTGCCCAGATTGGTGATGGAAAGATTTTTGTCGAGTCCATTGACGAGGTTATTCGGATCAGGACTGGCGAAAAAGGAGAACTAGCTTTAAAATAAACAGATACGAGGCCTGTAAAATGCCGTTGAAATTATTCTGTTGCGATGAATGCATACCTGAGCGCCAGAACCATGTTTACATAAAAGAAGAAGGAGAAGACACAACTCAATATCTCCCACTCTCAAATATAGAAACAATACCCGGATCATTATCTGAAAGAGGGTGCAGCTATTGTGGAGCAAAACTCGTTATTGGTGGAGTCATCAAAGACTGTATTCAGATGATACATGGACCGGTAGGATGTGCTTATGATACCTGGCACACGAAAAGGTATCCCAGCGATAATGACAATTTTCAATTAAAATATGTTTGGTCGTCGGACACAAAAGAAAAACATATTGTTTTCGGAGCTGAGAAGCAGCTCAAAAAAGCGATCAAAGAAGCTTTCAAAGAATTTCCAAAAATCAAGCGAATGTTTGTCTACACTACCTGTACAACCGCATTGATAGGAGACGATCCCAAAGCAGTATGTCGTGAGGTTGAGGAAGAGCTTGGGGATGTGGATATATTTGTTGTCGAATGTCCAGGATTCGCTGGTGTCAGTCAATCAAAAGGACATCATGAACTGAACATCGGCTGGATGAGAGATAAGATCGGAACGCTTGAACCTGAAATTAAAAGCGAATACACAATTAACGTCATCGGCGACTACAATATTCAGGGAGATACCTACGTACTGCAAAGATATTTTGATAAAATGGGAATACAGGTCATTGCTCATTTTACCGGAAACGTAACTTATGATCAACTACGCTGTATGCATAGGGCAAAGCTGAATGTGGTCAACTGTGCGCGTTCTGCAGGATATATAGCCAACGAACTTAAGAGAGTATATGATATCCCAAGAATGGATGTAGATACGTGGGGCTTTGACTATATTAAGGTAGCACTGAGAAAGATTGGAGCTTTCTTTGGACTGGAAGACAAAGCTGAAGAAGTAATTGCAGACGAGGTTGCAAAATACGAAGGAAAACTTAACTGGTATAAGGAGCGGCTCAAAGGGAAAAAGGTCTGTATCTGGACTGGTGGGCCAAGACTGTGGCACTGGACAAAGGCTCTTGAAGACGATTTAGGTATGGAAGTTGTTGCAATGTCTTCTAAATTTGGTCATCAGGAAGACTTTGAGAAGGTTATTGCCAGGGGAAGAGTCGGGACGATTTATATTGATGATGGAAATGAACTTGAGTTTTTTGAAGTACTCGACAATATCCACGCCGATATTATTTTCACCGGGCCCAGAGTTGGAGATTTAGTCAAAAAACTGCACATTCCATACATTAACGGACATGCATATCACAACGGTCCATACATGGGTTTTGAAGGCGCAGTAAACATGGCGAGAGATATGTATAACGGAATTTATTCTCCGATGTGGAGTTTAGCTGGAAAAGATCCGAGAGTGGTGCAGGAATTATGAATGAAAAAATCGAGGAAGTGACCGCCCTTATTCAGAAACAGTGCTTATGGCAATTCTTTTCAAGAAGCTGGGACCGGGAGGAAAACATTGAAGGTATTATGACAATGACCGGCAAGATTCTGAACGGAGATAAAATAAATCTTGTAACGCCGGCAGATAAGGCGTTTTATTCCGATGCAAAATTTTTGGCTGCGGAGATTCAGAAAAAAATGCCCTGGCTCTTCGAACTCGACAAGTCAGGAGTACTGGAACTAATTGAAGGCGTCAAAGAAAGACTGCTCTATATTGCTGTAAAAAAATCACGTAACTGCGAACTGAACTTGTCAAATTACTAAACAAAAGGCGGTAAAAAAGATGTCGTGTGAGCTGATGTTGAAAGAGCGAACAGGAATCATTAATCCAATGTATACCTGTCAGCCTGCAGGTGCCCAATTTGTGGGAATTGGTATAAAGGACTGCATTCCGCTTGTACATGGCGGTCAGGGTTGCAGCATGTTTGTCAGGTTGTTGTTCGCTCAGCATTTCAAAGAAAATTTTGACATTGCGTCTTCGTCTTTGCATGAAAGCGCCGCCGTTTTCGGGGGCGCAATAAGGGTAGAAGAAGCGGTTGAAGCACTTATTGCGAGATATCCTGACCTGAGGATCATACCTATTATAACGACCTGTTCAACTGAAACTATTGGTGACGATATTGAAGGTATAATCCGGAAAATGAATAAAATAATTAAAGAAAAACATCCTGACAGAGATGTGAAGCTCATAGCTATGCATACGCCAAGCTACAGCGGGAGCCAGGTGACAGGTTACGATACGGCAATTAGCGCGGTTGTAAAAGCTCTTGCAAAAAAAGATGAGCCTTCCGGAAAGCTGAACATATTCACTGGATGGGTCAATCCAGGAGATGTTTCTGAAATTAAGCATATATTATCTGAGATGGAGGTTGACGGAAATATACTTCTGGACACTGAGACCTTTGACGCTCCTATTATGCCTGACAAATCGGCATTCGCATATGGAAATACAACCATTGAGGAAATAGCTGATTCTGCCAATGCTATCGGGTCAATTGCATTAAGCCGTTATGAGGGCGCAAATGCTGCAACATATTTAAAAAATAACTTCGGCGTGCCTTCGGTTGTAACTCCAACCCCTATAGGCATAAACAATACCGATATTTTCCTTAAAAATATCAGCAAGCTTACAGGCAAGCCTATACCTGAATCACTGGTTATTGAACGCGGAAAGGCAATAGATGCGATTGTAGACCTTGCTCATATGTTTTTCGCGAATAAGAAAGTAGCCATATTTGGGAATCCGGACCTTGTCTTCGGTCTTGCGCAGTTTTGCCTGGAATGCGAACTTGAACCTGTGCTTTTACTTTTGGGCGACGATAATACACTGTATAAACTTGACCCAAGGCTCGAATCACTTAAAGAGAAGGCAAATTGCGATATAACAGTTATCTGGAACGCTGATTTGTGGGAACTGGAAAGCCGTATCAAAAACAAATCCATAGACATCGATTTAATTTTGGGGCATTCAAAAGGACGATACATTGCAATAGATAATGATATCCCCATGGTCAGGGTAGGCTTCCCAACATTCGATAGAGCAGGGCTGTGGAAATATCCAGTAATCGGATACAAAGGAGCAGAATGGTTAGCTGAAACAATTGCCAATACGATTTTTGCATCCATGGAAAGTAAGCATGACAGAGAATGGATAATTAATGTCTGGTAAATGAATGGAGGCAAAAAATGGAGAATTATCTGGTAGTAGCAGCATTTGTCATAGCGGAATTTTTGGGAGCTTTAATTTATTTCAAAACAGAAGATTCTGTGAAAAGAACGTTGTTGACCTGTCTTGGACTTGGTTTTGCCATTGCAGTGGTTCTTCTGGATATTATCCCGGATGCTACTGAGGATTTTTCAGCAGGATACTGGTTGATTGTGATTGGGTTCATTGCAATGGTTGTGGCAGGATTCTACACTAAAAGTGTTGGAAAGTATTCAGCCGTTTTAGGATTAGCAATTCACAACATTGCAGAAGGCGTGATTATAACCACTGAGTTTGGACCGATTTCTCCGATTTTAGCAGTCGGAGCAATTCTGCACAAACTGCCAGAAGGAATGGTTTCCTTTTCATTACTAGATGAATTAGAAGACAAAACCAGGTTTGCAATTGCAGCTTTGATCGCATTGTTAATTCCAGTCGGTGCGATTGTACCTATCTCTGACAGCATTACAAAACCGCTTATGGCGCTTAGTGCTGGTGTTATCCTTTATGTTGTAGGAAACCTGTTGATCACTATCATTTCCAAATATTATGTAACTGAAATCGATAAAGGAAAACTAAGTAAAAAGCACGATCTAAATATAACTACGCTATCCTCTGTGGCGGTTTTCGGAGCAGTAATAGCCTGGATATCCTGTTTGATGGCGTAAAGTTGTAGCTAACGCGATCAACAAATTTTTTAACAAATTTTTTATTTTTTGGTTGAAACCAATTTCACAAACTAGAAAATAGAGGGGAATATGGTCGGCATTGCTAACGAAAGTGTAGTGTTTTTTGGGCA harbors:
- a CDS encoding P-II family nitrogen regulator: MKEVTAVVRPNKMSVTKDALDKIGYPSMTAIPVLGKGKQRGISGELNFYIQPKLLAKRYSTGMKYIPKRLLSIVVNDEDVDQVIKTIIGVNQTAQIGDGKIFVESIDEVIRIRTGEKGELALK
- the vnfK gene encoding V-containing nitrogenase subunit beta, which produces MSCELMLKERTGIINPMYTCQPAGAQFVGIGIKDCIPLVHGGQGCSMFVRLLFAQHFKENFDIASSSLHESAAVFGGAIRVEEAVEALIARYPDLRIIPIITTCSTETIGDDIEGIIRKMNKIIKEKHPDRDVKLIAMHTPSYSGSQVTGYDTAISAVVKALAKKDEPSGKLNIFTGWVNPGDVSEIKHILSEMEVDGNILLDTETFDAPIMPDKSAFAYGNTTIEEIADSANAIGSIALSRYEGANAATYLKNNFGVPSVVTPTPIGINNTDIFLKNISKLTGKPIPESLVIERGKAIDAIVDLAHMFFANKKVAIFGNPDLVFGLAQFCLECELEPVLLLLGDDNTLYKLDPRLESLKEKANCDITVIWNADLWELESRIKNKSIDIDLILGHSKGRYIAIDNDIPMVRVGFPTFDRAGLWKYPVIGYKGAEWLAETIANTIFASMESKHDREWIINVW
- the vnfD gene encoding nitrogenase vanadium-iron protein, alpha chain, whose product is MPLKLFCCDECIPERQNHVYIKEEGEDTTQYLPLSNIETIPGSLSERGCSYCGAKLVIGGVIKDCIQMIHGPVGCAYDTWHTKRYPSDNDNFQLKYVWSSDTKEKHIVFGAEKQLKKAIKEAFKEFPKIKRMFVYTTCTTALIGDDPKAVCREVEEELGDVDIFVVECPGFAGVSQSKGHHELNIGWMRDKIGTLEPEIKSEYTINVIGDYNIQGDTYVLQRYFDKMGIQVIAHFTGNVTYDQLRCMHRAKLNVVNCARSAGYIANELKRVYDIPRMDVDTWGFDYIKVALRKIGAFFGLEDKAEEVIADEVAKYEGKLNWYKERLKGKKVCIWTGGPRLWHWTKALEDDLGMEVVAMSSKFGHQEDFEKVIARGRVGTIYIDDGNELEFFEVLDNIHADIIFTGPRVGDLVKKLHIPYINGHAYHNGPYMGFEGAVNMARDMYNGIYSPMWSLAGKDPRVVQEL
- the nifH gene encoding nitrogenase iron protein, which produces MTRKIAFYGKGGIGKSTTQQNTAAAMAYYHGKKIFIHGCDPKADCTRLVLGGVAQTTIMDTLRELGEDAVTAENVINTGFDGIKCVESGGPEPGVGCAGRGVITAINLMEEMGAYSEDLDFIHFDVLGDVVCGGFAMPIREGKAQEVYIVASGEMMATYAANNICKGLLKYAEQSGVRLGGIICNSRRVDNELEMMEEFASALGTQLLYFVPRDNIVQKAEFNKKTVVEYDPTCNQALEYKELAKKILENDMFVIPKPLSMDQLEKMVERYGLMD
- a CDS encoding ZIP family metal transporter; translation: MENYLVVAAFVIAEFLGALIYFKTEDSVKRTLLTCLGLGFAIAVVLLDIIPDATEDFSAGYWLIVIGFIAMVVAGFYTKSVGKYSAVLGLAIHNIAEGVIITTEFGPISPILAVGAILHKLPEGMVSFSLLDELEDKTRFAIAALIALLIPVGAIVPISDSITKPLMALSAGVILYVVGNLLITIISKYYVTEIDKGKLSKKHDLNITTLSSVAVFGAVIAWISCLMA
- the vnfG gene encoding V-containing nitrogenase subunit delta, with amino-acid sequence MNEKIEEVTALIQKQCLWQFFSRSWDREENIEGIMTMTGKILNGDKINLVTPADKAFYSDAKFLAAEIQKKMPWLFELDKSGVLELIEGVKERLLYIAVKKSRNCELNLSNY
- a CDS encoding radical SAM protein, whose protein sequence is MQCNICEVRCEINKHSMGRCGTYVSTGNKITQYPGMGYLGAYPISIEAVPLHHFYPSGKFLQIFSTGCNFQCPGCMARMPASSRPPSQQSSLSPSEIVKRVLQQECLGVVSAINDPVANYYLFRDLAVQAQEKNLLVGCSTNCYFTSETLEEFGQLVDFVNVGIKGYSDRGYKNCGVTSSTPVFRNISRLFDMGVHVETSVAYSKGNEDDVIKVAEAVSDISSTIPLHVMRFLPFGYAPIELEPSVGEAEKICSALHRYLDFVYLFNSPGTKLLNTYCPECGNLLIEREFYRPFGSRLVKPWVSHKCSCGYSIPVQGKASTEGFSEAGLIDSYSISQAFSMVHAVLTCLGVLDDYKLMDIWGEDKLMDVWSKVSNPKTLTQIHYMIRQPYSYLEFIRFIAEKANMPKKGEELVSFIHKRLKIVQNLSAGKSSYYVYYCMGSPFFALNAGRMENNLVTFSGGVSINKQLQKEGKLGVSVSPSFINEHNPGVIFVSGFLSRPLDEFYALCQKYEIHVDAVTQHRVYEIPPSWDFGSPRWILGLMYIADKLHPGKLEVDLKKEADDFYLQFYGMRFKEARPNRSFHRPSSGIWPHTQTLYNDLKMEMPKQGSTKNFDNEIIQPFNILPALISSSKDDRKGVKPQ
- a CDS encoding P-II family nitrogen regulator; translation: MKMVRAILRPEWTEEVTDGLAEAGYYSLTKINVFGRGKQKGITVGDVHYDELAKTMIMMAVEDEAVDKVIKIISGKAYTGNMGDGKIFVNTIEAAYTISSGEKGL